A single region of the Littorina saxatilis isolate snail1 unplaced genomic scaffold, US_GU_Lsax_2.0 scaffold_1151, whole genome shotgun sequence genome encodes:
- the LOC138954415 gene encoding uncharacterized protein, with protein MEHYSSSANLEICKPLADAVLKGVAHRFQDSYADRECLLATVSDPRRKLSWTNSADLRERTKGVLFAETESDQPRQPSSSPSPVHTVISPEKDCDFFVFEEATPSSLVQTYIREPVQPSLHSLHTNTKMKSLFLRSNTTLPSSAAVERLFSAAGLILTPNRGRVTDSNFEAKVLIKYNGGKV; from the exons ATGGAgcattatt CATCTTCAGCCAACCTGGAGATCTGCAAGCCCCTGGCCGATGCTGTACTGAAGGGAGTAGCGCACAGGTTTCAGGACAGCTATGCAGACCGAGAGTGTTTGCTTGCCACAGTGTCTGATCCCAG ACGCAAGCTGTCATGGACCAACAGTGCAGACCTCAGGGAACGTACAAAGGGTGTGCTGTTTGCTGAGACTGAGAGTGACCAGCCCAGGCAGCCCTCCAGCTCACCTTCACCAGTGCACACAGTGATCAGCCCAGAAAAGGATTGCGATTTTTTTGTGTTTGAAGAAGCCACCCCCTCATCCCTTGTGCAAACGTACATCAGAGAGCCTGTTCAGCCATCACTGCACTCTCTTCACACCAACACCAAGATGAAGAGCCTTTTCCTGCGGAGTAACACAACTCTGCCCAGCTCTGCTGCGGTTGAACGGCTGTTCAGCGCCGCAGGACTGATCCTGACCCCTAACAGGGGCAGAGTAACAGACAGTAATTTTGAGGCCAAAGTCCTCATCAAATACAATGGCGGAAAGGTGTGA